A DNA window from Streptomyces sp. 71268 contains the following coding sequences:
- a CDS encoding TIGR03085 family metal-binding protein, translating into MSTYAKRERLLLADLLEAAGPQAPTLCEGWTTRDLAAHLVVRERRGDAAAGIVLKPLAARLARVQDEFAAKPYEELLQLIRTGPPRLSPFALKQVDEAANVVEFYVHAEDVRRAQPDWTPRSLDPVFSDALWSRVERSARALARKSPVGLVVRAPDGRTVVAHKGTPVVTVTADPGEALLFLYGRQRVARVTTEGDTDAVARAREASLGL; encoded by the coding sequence ATGTCTACGTACGCGAAGCGTGAACGACTGCTGCTCGCCGACCTGTTGGAGGCGGCGGGTCCCCAGGCCCCCACTCTGTGCGAGGGCTGGACCACCCGCGACCTGGCGGCCCACCTGGTGGTGCGCGAGCGACGGGGTGACGCCGCGGCGGGCATCGTGCTCAAGCCCCTGGCGGCCCGGCTCGCACGGGTGCAGGACGAGTTCGCGGCGAAGCCGTACGAGGAGTTGCTCCAGCTCATCCGCACCGGCCCGCCCCGGCTCTCGCCGTTCGCCCTCAAGCAGGTGGACGAGGCCGCCAACGTCGTCGAGTTCTACGTGCACGCCGAGGACGTCCGCCGGGCCCAGCCCGACTGGACCCCGCGCTCGCTCGACCCGGTCTTCTCCGACGCCCTGTGGAGCCGCGTCGAACGCTCGGCACGGGCACTGGCCCGCAAGAGTCCGGTCGGCCTCGTCGTGCGCGCCCCCGACGGCCGCACGGTCGTCGCCCACAAGGGCACCCCGGTCGTGACCGTCACCGCCGATCCCGGCGAGGCACTTCTCTTCCTCTACGGCCGCCAGCGGGTGGCCCGCGTGACCACGGAGGGCGACACGGACGCGGTAGCCCGCGCCCGGGAGGCGTCGCTGGGGCTGTGA
- a CDS encoding RidA family protein, protein MTTPEPARHQGAIERHQGDSPWEETIGFARAVAAGDRVLVAGTMPLVDGVLQGEGDPYEQTRAALGNALTALADFGLDATSVLRTRLYLTHARDVDAVGRAHKEFFDAARPATTLVVVSGFVDSRVLVEVELEAFRPATTPPAGPDGPAGTTRARTTQASTTEGRTP, encoded by the coding sequence ATGACCACTCCCGAGCCCGCCCGGCACCAGGGCGCGATCGAACGGCACCAGGGCGACAGCCCCTGGGAAGAGACGATCGGCTTCGCGCGTGCCGTGGCGGCCGGGGACCGGGTCCTCGTCGCCGGGACGATGCCGCTGGTGGACGGCGTGCTCCAGGGCGAGGGCGACCCGTACGAGCAGACCCGGGCGGCCCTGGGCAACGCGCTGACCGCGCTGGCCGACTTCGGTCTGGACGCCACGTCCGTCCTGCGCACCCGCCTCTACCTCACCCACGCCCGCGACGTGGACGCCGTCGGCCGCGCCCACAAGGAGTTCTTCGACGCCGCGCGCCCGGCCACCACCCTGGTCGTGGTCTCCGGCTTCGTGGACTCGCGGGTGCTGGTCGAGGTGGAGCTCGAGGCGTTCCGCCCCGCCACGACGCCCCCGGCCGGCCCCGACGGCCCGGCCGGCACGACGCGAGCCCGTACCACGCAAGCCAGCACCACCGAAGGACGAACCCCATGA
- the hisF gene encoding imidazole glycerol phosphate synthase subunit HisF, with protein sequence MTLAVRVIPCLDVDNGRVVKGVNFQNLRDAGDPVELARLYGEQGADELTFLDITASSGDRETTYDVVRRTAEQVFIPLTVGGGVRTPDDVDKLLRAGADKVGVNTAAIARPELVREIAERFGRQVLVLSVDARRCPEGTETDSGYEVTTHGGRRGTGLDAVAWARQAAELGAGEILLNSMDADGTKDGYDTAMIKAVRAAVSVPVIASGGAGKLTDFPPAIAAGADAVLAASVFHFGDLSIGEVKTTLREAGHPVR encoded by the coding sequence ATGACCCTCGCGGTCCGAGTCATCCCCTGCCTCGACGTGGACAACGGCCGCGTCGTCAAGGGCGTCAACTTCCAGAACCTGCGGGACGCGGGCGACCCGGTCGAACTGGCCAGGCTCTACGGCGAGCAGGGCGCCGACGAACTCACGTTCCTGGACATCACGGCCTCCTCCGGCGACCGCGAGACCACCTACGACGTGGTCCGCCGCACCGCCGAACAGGTCTTCATCCCGCTCACCGTCGGCGGCGGCGTCCGCACCCCCGACGACGTGGACAAGCTGCTGCGCGCGGGCGCCGACAAGGTCGGCGTCAACACCGCCGCGATCGCCCGCCCGGAGCTGGTCCGCGAGATCGCCGAGCGGTTCGGACGCCAGGTCCTGGTCCTGTCCGTGGACGCGCGCCGCTGCCCGGAGGGCACCGAGACCGACTCCGGCTACGAGGTCACCACCCACGGCGGACGCCGCGGCACCGGCCTGGACGCCGTCGCCTGGGCTCGCCAGGCGGCCGAACTCGGCGCCGGCGAGATCCTGTTGAACTCGATGGACGCCGACGGCACGAAGGACGGCTACGACACGGCGATGATCAAGGCCGTCCGCGCGGCGGTCAGCGTCCCCGTCATCGCCAGCGGCGGCGCCGGCAAGCTCACCGACTTCCCCCCGGCCATCGCGGCCGGCGCGGACGCGGTCCTGGCCGCCTCCGTCTTCCACTTCGGCGACCTGTCCATCGGCGAGGTGAAGACCACGCTGCGCGAGGCGGGCCACCCGGTGCGGTAG